One Shewanella sp. MR-4 DNA window includes the following coding sequences:
- a CDS encoding arylsulfatase, which translates to MSTGKKPRSNKFVLNACTLALGAASVTAYAADKPNILVIFGDDVGYWNLSTYNNGMLAYSTPNIDSIAAEGTKFTNFYAQQSSTAGRSAFITGQMPKRTGLSKVGMPGAPEGISEKDPTIATMLKNLGYATGQFGKNHLGDRDEHLPTNHGFDEFFGNLYHLNAEEEPENVDYPKDPAFRKKFGPRGVIHSYADGKIEDTGPLTRKRMETVDGEFLDAAETFIEKQVKADKPFFTWFNTTRMHNYTHVPDSYAGKTGAGFYADGMKQHDDEVGKLLKKIKDLGIDDNTIIIYTSDNGPMVDMWPDAGVTPFRSEKNTGWEGAFRVPGMIKWPGHIKPGTTKNGMVSLEDFFPTLVAAAGGEGVEKELLKGKKVGKQTYKVHLDGYNQLPYFTDKTQESARKEFVYWSDDGDLLALRYNQYKFHFMIQEHETGFAVWQYPFTKLRVPLIFDLSVDPFEKGDKGMGYNTWMYERAFLMGPAMAKVAEVMESFKEFPPRMEAGTFVPR; encoded by the coding sequence ATGAGTACAGGAAAAAAACCGCGCTCAAATAAGTTTGTGCTAAATGCTTGCACACTTGCTTTGGGCGCCGCGTCAGTGACAGCCTATGCTGCAGATAAACCAAATATTCTGGTAATTTTTGGTGATGATGTGGGTTACTGGAACTTAAGTACCTACAACAATGGAATGTTGGCATATAGCACGCCCAATATTGACAGTATTGCCGCAGAAGGAACCAAGTTTACTAACTTTTATGCTCAGCAGAGCTCTACCGCGGGTCGTAGTGCCTTTATTACTGGCCAGATGCCTAAGCGTACAGGTCTATCTAAAGTCGGTATGCCAGGCGCCCCCGAAGGGATCAGCGAAAAAGATCCCACGATTGCAACTATGTTAAAAAATTTAGGTTATGCAACGGGTCAATTTGGTAAAAACCACTTAGGCGACCGCGACGAGCATTTACCGACTAACCATGGTTTCGACGAATTCTTTGGTAACTTGTACCACCTCAATGCCGAAGAAGAGCCTGAAAACGTCGATTATCCTAAAGATCCTGCCTTCCGTAAGAAGTTTGGCCCACGTGGCGTCATCCATTCCTATGCCGATGGCAAAATCGAAGATACAGGTCCACTGACCCGTAAGCGTATGGAAACCGTCGATGGCGAGTTCCTCGATGCTGCCGAAACCTTTATCGAGAAGCAAGTTAAGGCGGATAAACCCTTCTTCACTTGGTTTAACACCACGCGTATGCACAACTATACCCATGTGCCTGACTCCTATGCCGGTAAAACCGGTGCCGGATTCTATGCCGATGGTATGAAGCAGCACGACGATGAGGTGGGTAAGTTACTGAAGAAGATCAAAGATCTGGGTATTGATGATAACACTATCATCATCTACACCTCGGATAACGGTCCCATGGTCGACATGTGGCCTGATGCGGGTGTGACGCCCTTCCGCAGTGAGAAAAACACCGGTTGGGAAGGTGCATTCCGTGTGCCTGGCATGATCAAATGGCCTGGACACATCAAGCCTGGAACCACTAAAAACGGTATGGTCTCTTTGGAAGACTTTTTCCCAACCTTAGTCGCCGCAGCGGGCGGTGAAGGCGTTGAGAAAGAATTACTCAAGGGTAAAAAGGTCGGTAAACAAACCTACAAAGTGCACCTCGATGGTTACAACCAACTGCCTTACTTCACCGATAAGACTCAAGAGTCGGCTCGTAAAGAGTTCGTCTACTGGAGTGACGACGGTGACTTATTGGCATTGCGTTATAACCAATACAAGTTCCACTTCATGATCCAAGAACATGAAACGGGCTTTGCGGTTTGGCAATATCCATTCACTAAGTTGCGTGTACCTTTGATTTTCGACCTCAGTGTCGATCCATTCGAGAAGGGTGACAAAGGTATGGGCTACAACACTTGGATGTACGAACGTGCATTCTTGATGGGCCCTGCCATGGCTAAGGTTGCTGAAGTGATGGAAAGCTTTAAAGAGTTCCCACCGCGGATGGAAGCTGGTACGTTTGTTCCTAGATAA
- a CDS encoding LysR family transcriptional regulator — translation MDLNLVRTFLVVAECQSYTKAAEHLQLTQPAISAAIKRLENRYGENLFIKQGRGIELSSKGQQLIPAFRQALSIIENAMNMRTQFNVCCNESLMSTLFSIDNISLQESPPEKDQLFEHLRQEKIDIIVDSIRTRDSAFMVEEIYLEPLVVICRRGHPRIQHSLTKEAFYNEEHVFYSGTWEKIRAFELLANEPIEDRKMALVCHSIASIALNICQSDAIAVIPLAFAEQWAEKLNLQILTCPIITDLIPYHLMYHKREIKNPYHKKIREEIKAKIKALSQQ, via the coding sequence ATGGATTTAAATTTAGTGCGCACCTTTTTAGTCGTGGCCGAATGCCAGTCCTACACTAAAGCCGCTGAACATTTACAATTAACGCAACCCGCAATCAGTGCCGCAATTAAACGCTTAGAAAATCGCTATGGCGAAAACCTTTTTATCAAGCAGGGCCGAGGAATAGAACTCTCCAGTAAAGGGCAACAACTGATCCCCGCATTTCGCCAAGCACTCAGCATCATCGAAAATGCAATGAATATGCGTACCCAATTTAATGTTTGCTGCAATGAATCGCTGATGAGTACTTTATTTTCGATTGATAACATTAGCTTGCAAGAATCTCCCCCAGAGAAGGACCAACTGTTTGAGCACCTGCGTCAAGAGAAAATCGACATCATAGTCGACAGCATTAGGACCAGAGACAGTGCATTTATGGTGGAGGAAATTTACTTAGAACCTTTAGTGGTGATTTGTCGTCGAGGCCACCCCCGGATCCAACACAGCCTCACTAAAGAGGCCTTTTATAATGAAGAGCATGTATTTTATAGCGGCACCTGGGAAAAAATTCGAGCCTTCGAACTCCTTGCCAATGAACCGATTGAAGATCGCAAAATGGCATTAGTCTGTCATTCCATCGCCAGCATTGCGTTGAATATTTGTCAGAGTGACGCCATCGCCGTAATACCGCTCGCATTTGCAGAACAATGGGCAGAAAAGTTAAACCTGCAAATATTAACTTGCCCCATTATTACAGATTTGATCCCCTATCATTTGATGTATCACAAACGGGAAATTAAAAATCCCTATCACAAAAAAATCAGGGAAGAAATAAAAGCCAAGATAAAGGCATTATCTCAGCAATAG